One genomic window of Roseateles sp. DAIF2 includes the following:
- a CDS encoding ATP-binding protein: MSGGIARVMAMGPSLKRRLMWFLFGAVSLAALLQGGSAYHTALQEADAIFDYQMQQTALSMSGARPGIGHSMPEELELVIQGWSVDGLQLFAQPRARLPQRAVMGFADVRGDDGKLYRVLSMQAGGQVVQVAQELAVRERLASRLAWRTVTPIAIVLPLLLLVVGWVISRSLAPVERVRRQLSERAAEDLSPVGEEGLPVEIRPMVRELNSLLLRMRQAFETQRHFVADAAHELRSPLTALKLQVEGLARAGADEAARGQARTRLAAGVERASHLVEQLLLLARQEAPEGAQLQPLALEPLLRRVLGEQVAAAQARGIDLGLLRADAVQIQGQGEALAVLLRNLLDNAIKYTPEGGKVDVLLLDEGPQARLRIEDSGPGIPAEERERVFDRFYRSGEAQGRATGSGLGLAIVKTIADRHGAGLRLERSEALGGLRVDLQFRKAG, encoded by the coding sequence ATGAGCGGCGGTATTGCTCGCGTGATGGCCATGGGCCCCTCGCTGAAGCGCCGGCTGATGTGGTTCCTGTTCGGCGCGGTCAGCCTGGCCGCGTTGCTGCAGGGCGGCAGCGCCTATCACACCGCGCTGCAGGAGGCCGACGCGATCTTCGACTACCAGATGCAGCAGACCGCGCTGTCGATGAGCGGCGCGCGGCCCGGCATCGGCCATTCGATGCCCGAGGAGCTGGAGCTGGTGATCCAGGGCTGGAGCGTCGACGGCCTGCAGCTCTTTGCCCAGCCGCGCGCGCGCCTGCCGCAGCGCGCGGTGATGGGTTTTGCCGATGTGCGGGGCGACGACGGCAAGCTCTACCGCGTGCTGTCGATGCAGGCCGGCGGCCAGGTGGTGCAGGTGGCCCAGGAGCTGGCGGTGCGCGAGCGCCTGGCCAGCCGCCTGGCCTGGCGCACGGTGACGCCGATCGCGATCGTGCTGCCGCTGCTGCTGCTGGTGGTCGGCTGGGTGATCAGCCGCTCGCTGGCGCCGGTCGAGCGGGTGCGGCGCCAGCTGTCCGAGCGCGCGGCGGAGGACCTGTCGCCGGTCGGCGAGGAGGGCTTGCCGGTCGAGATCCGGCCGATGGTGCGCGAGCTGAATTCGCTGCTGCTGCGGATGCGTCAGGCCTTCGAGACGCAGCGCCATTTCGTCGCCGACGCGGCCCATGAGCTGCGCTCGCCGCTGACCGCGCTGAAGCTGCAGGTCGAGGGCCTGGCGCGCGCCGGGGCCGACGAGGCGGCGCGCGGCCAGGCCCGGACCCGGCTGGCCGCCGGCGTCGAGCGGGCCAGCCATCTGGTCGAACAGCTGCTGCTGCTGGCGCGCCAGGAGGCGCCGGAGGGCGCGCAGCTGCAGCCGCTGGCGCTGGAGCCGCTGCTGCGCCGGGTGCTGGGCGAGCAGGTCGCGGCGGCGCAGGCGCGCGGCATCGACCTGGGCCTGCTGCGCGCCGATGCGGTGCAGATCCAGGGGCAGGGCGAGGCGCTGGCCGTGCTGCTGCGCAATCTGCTGGACAACGCGATCAAGTACACGCCGGAGGGCGGCAAGGTCGACGTGCTGCTGCTCGACGAGGGCCCGCAGGCGCGGCTGCGCATCGAGGACAGCGGCCCCGGCATCCCGGCCGAGGAGCGCGAGCGCGTGTTCGACCGCTTCTACCGCAGCGGCGAGGCCCAGGGCCGCGCCACCGGCAGCGGCCTGGGCCTGGCCATCGTCAAGACCATTGCGGACCGGCATGGCGCCGGCCTGCGGCTGGAGCGCTCGGAGGCGCTGGGCGGGCTGCGGGTCGATCTGCAGTTCCGCAAGGCCGGCTGA
- a CDS encoding response regulator translates to MRLLLVEDDPMIGEQLLDLLRAESYAVDWVKDGELADTALQTQNYDLLLLDLGLPKRDGLSVLRALRARKQQLPVLIATARDALSQRVEGLDAGADDYVLKPFELDELLARIRALLRRASGRGEPIYEHMGISLNPATHEAMVNGQSVVLSAREWAVLEPLLARPGLVLSRQQLEEKLYGWKDEVSSNAVEVYIHGLRKKLGAALIQNVRGLGYMVPKQ, encoded by the coding sequence ATGCGTTTATTGCTGGTGGAAGACGATCCGATGATCGGCGAGCAGCTGCTGGACCTGCTGCGCGCCGAAAGCTATGCGGTGGACTGGGTCAAGGACGGCGAGCTGGCCGATACCGCCTTGCAGACCCAGAACTACGACCTGCTGCTGCTCGACCTGGGCCTGCCCAAGCGCGACGGCCTGTCGGTGCTGCGCGCCTTGCGCGCGCGCAAGCAGCAGCTGCCGGTGCTGATCGCGACCGCGCGCGATGCGCTGAGCCAGCGCGTCGAGGGGCTGGACGCCGGCGCCGACGACTATGTGCTGAAGCCCTTCGAGCTGGACGAGCTGCTGGCGCGCATCCGCGCGCTGCTGCGCCGCGCCAGCGGCCGCGGCGAGCCGATCTACGAGCATATGGGCATCAGCCTGAACCCCGCCACCCATGAGGCCATGGTCAACGGCCAGTCGGTCGTGCTGTCGGCGCGCGAATGGGCGGTATTGGAGCCGCTGCTGGCGCGCCCGGGGCTGGTGCTGTCGCGCCAGCAACTGGAGGAAAAGCTCTATGGCTGGAAGGACGAGGTCTCCAGCAATGCGGTCGAGGTCTATATCCATGGCCTGCGCAAGAAGCTGGGCGCGGCGCTGATCCAGAACGTGCGCGGCCTCGGCTATATGGTGCCCAAGCAATGA
- a CDS encoding tripartite tricarboxylate transporter substrate binding protein — protein sequence MVDRRHVLLGAAAALCGAGARAQKFETLPELRIVIPANPGGGWDQTGRALGTAMQTAKLVDRIQYENIGGKAGTLGLAQFVERYPSAPNTLMVAGMVLLGGIALQRPKVDLSQVNPIAGLTSDFMVVAVPAASPIRTLKDLAARLALPDFKATVVGGSAGGVDHMLLGMMLRASRGNPDNFSYLPTSSGGDAVRALTEGKAQLGISGYSEFRGAMASGTIRVLAVSSRRGRYGLPALREGGIDTELANWRGVFAPSGLNEGQTQAMASLLERVARSNEWADLVRRNDWLSTYRSGSDFRSFVESEMTTARVVVHMLKLKA from the coding sequence ATGGTGGATCGTCGTCATGTGCTGCTGGGGGCTGCCGCCGCCCTGTGCGGTGCCGGGGCCCGGGCCCAGAAGTTCGAGACCCTGCCGGAGCTGCGCATCGTCATCCCGGCCAACCCGGGGGGCGGCTGGGACCAGACCGGCCGCGCGCTGGGCACCGCGATGCAGACCGCCAAGTTGGTGGACCGCATCCAGTACGAGAACATCGGCGGCAAGGCCGGCACCCTGGGCCTGGCCCAGTTCGTCGAGCGCTATCCGAGTGCGCCCAACACCCTGATGGTGGCCGGCATGGTGCTGCTCGGCGGCATCGCGCTGCAGCGGCCCAAGGTCGACCTGAGCCAGGTCAACCCGATCGCCGGGCTGACCAGCGACTTCATGGTGGTGGCGGTGCCGGCGGCCTCGCCGATCCGCACCCTGAAGGACCTGGCCGCGCGCCTGGCCTTACCGGACTTCAAGGCCACCGTGGTCGGCGGCTCGGCCGGCGGCGTCGACCATATGCTGCTGGGCATGATGCTGCGCGCCAGCCGCGGCAACCCCGACAACTTCAGCTACCTGCCGACCAGCAGCGGCGGCGATGCGGTGCGCGCGCTGACCGAGGGCAAGGCGCAGCTGGGCATCTCCGGCTACAGCGAATTCCGCGGCGCGATGGCGTCCGGCACGATCCGCGTGCTGGCGGTCAGCTCGCGGCGCGGCCGCTACGGCCTGCCGGCGCTGCGCGAGGGCGGCATCGACACCGAACTGGCCAACTGGCGCGGCGTGTTCGCGCCCTCCGGCCTCAACGAGGGCCAGACCCAGGCCATGGCCAGCCTGCTGGAACGTGTTGCCCGCTCCAACGAATGGGCCGACCTGGTGCGCCGCAACGACTGGCTGTCGACCTACCGCTCCGGCAGTGACTTCCGCAGCTTCGTCGAATCGGAGATGACCACCGCCCGCGTGGTGGTGCATATGCTCAAGCTGAAGGCCTGA
- a CDS encoding DUF2987 domain-containing protein produces MPIRASVLLSSSLLLAVAAQAVPNAQMPASKLFEAAAQLERLPSGERDAIALRHTLVSKTPGTVVKVWYQDQGQRVELPLRADGSFERPAGLAKPGFDPVVQADRPEDDLDLNIDLVAKVPDPRQFDYADLQRSATQMNGFIKRQAGMLSLLAPKVHSMVFRCASAAPPCALVVHLPEGAKTYKADAKGQIALRMSPELQRAQPKLTTEGQISAIVGDME; encoded by the coding sequence ATGCCGATCCGTGCTTCCGTCCTCTTGTCTTCTTCCCTGCTGCTGGCCGTAGCCGCGCAGGCCGTGCCGAATGCCCAGATGCCCGCCAGCAAGCTGTTTGAGGCCGCCGCCCAGCTGGAGCGCCTGCCCAGCGGCGAGCGTGACGCGATCGCGCTGCGCCACACCCTGGTCAGCAAGACCCCCGGCACCGTGGTGAAGGTCTGGTACCAGGACCAGGGCCAGCGGGTCGAGCTGCCGCTGCGCGCGGACGGCAGCTTCGAGCGCCCGGCGGGCCTGGCCAAGCCGGGCTTCGATCCGGTGGTGCAGGCGGACCGGCCGGAGGACGATCTGGACCTCAATATCGACCTGGTCGCCAAGGTGCCGGATCCGCGCCAGTTCGACTATGCCGACCTGCAGCGCTCCGCCACGCAAATGAACGGCTTCATCAAGCGCCAGGCCGGCATGCTCAGCCTGCTGGCGCCCAAGGTGCACAGCATGGTGTTCCGCTGCGCCAGCGCCGCGCCGCCCTGTGCCCTGGTGGTGCATCTGCCGGAGGGGGCCAAGACCTACAAGGCGGACGCCAAGGGCCAGATCGCGCTGCGCATGAGCCCGGAGCTGCAGCGCGCGCAGCCGAAGCTGACGACCGAGGGCCAGATCAGCGCGATCGTCGGCGACATGGAGTGA
- the gcvT gene encoding glycine cleavage system aminomethyltransferase GcvT, translated as MSAAPHNESLKTTPLHALHLELGAKMVPFGGYDMPVQYPAGLMAEHKHTRAAAGLFDVSHMGQVRLVGADAAAALETLVPVDIVDLGMLKQRYALFTDENGGILDDLMVCRRPDDLFVVVNAGCKEQDIAHLQAKIGGRCEVIPMPEQALLALQGPEAVTALARLNPDVRQLVFMTGGFFELDGIPTFVTRSGYTGEDGFEISVHQDQAVALARKLLAQAEVKPIGLGARDSLRLEAGLCLYGHDIDTTTTPVEGALTWAIQKVRRAGGARAGGYPGAAVIDQQFAEGAAKKRVGLVSNERMPVREGAKLVDASGAEVGTVTSGTVGPTVGKPVALAYVGAAHAALGTELFALVRDKRTPMTVSATPFTPNRYYRG; from the coding sequence ATGTCCGCAGCCCCCCACAACGAATCCCTGAAGACCACCCCGCTGCACGCGCTGCACCTGGAACTCGGCGCCAAGATGGTGCCCTTCGGCGGCTACGACATGCCGGTCCAGTACCCGGCGGGCCTGATGGCCGAGCACAAGCACACCCGCGCCGCCGCCGGCCTGTTCGACGTCTCGCACATGGGTCAGGTGCGCCTGGTCGGCGCCGATGCCGCCGCCGCGCTGGAGACCCTGGTGCCGGTCGACATCGTCGACCTGGGCATGCTCAAGCAGCGCTACGCCCTCTTCACCGACGAGAACGGCGGCATCCTGGACGACCTGATGGTCTGCCGCCGCCCGGACGACCTGTTCGTGGTCGTCAACGCCGGCTGCAAGGAACAGGACATCGCCCATCTGCAGGCCAAGATCGGCGGCCGTTGCGAGGTCATCCCGATGCCCGAGCAGGCCCTGCTGGCCCTGCAGGGCCCCGAGGCCGTCACCGCGCTGGCGCGCCTGAACCCCGACGTCAGGCAGTTGGTGTTCATGACCGGCGGCTTCTTCGAGCTGGACGGCATCCCGACCTTCGTGACCCGCTCGGGCTATACCGGCGAGGACGGCTTCGAGATCTCGGTGCACCAGGACCAGGCCGTCGCGCTGGCGCGCAAGCTGCTGGCCCAGGCCGAGGTCAAGCCGATCGGCCTGGGCGCGCGCGATTCGCTGCGCCTGGAGGCCGGCCTGTGCCTGTACGGCCATGACATCGACACCACGACCACCCCGGTCGAGGGCGCGCTGACCTGGGCGATCCAGAAGGTGCGCCGCGCCGGCGGCGCGCGCGCCGGCGGCTACCCCGGCGCCGCGGTGATCGACCAGCAGTTCGCCGAGGGCGCCGCGAAAAAGCGCGTCGGCCTGGTCAGCAACGAGCGCATGCCGGTGCGCGAGGGCGCCAAGCTGGTCGACGCCAGCGGCGCCGAGGTCGGCACCGTCACCAGCGGCACCGTCGGCCCGACGGTCGGCAAACCGGTGGCCCTGGCCTATGTCGGCGCCGCCCATGCCGCGCTGGGCACCGAGCTGTTCGCGCTGGTGCGCGACAAGCGCACCCCGATGACCGTGTCCGCCACGCCCTTCACGCCGAACCGCTACTACCGCGGTTAA
- the gcvH gene encoding glycine cleavage system protein GcvH: MSTIKYTADHEWVQIEADGTVVVGITVHAQDALGDVVFVDLPEVGKSFATKEVAGVVESVKAAADVYMPVAGEITEVNEDLRNDPSLANSDPLKSGWFFKVKLANSAELDGLMDATAYDELVKNS; this comes from the coding sequence ATGAGCACCATCAAGTACACCGCCGACCACGAATGGGTCCAGATCGAAGCCGACGGCACGGTCGTCGTGGGCATCACGGTCCACGCGCAGGACGCGCTGGGCGACGTGGTGTTCGTCGACCTGCCCGAAGTCGGCAAGAGCTTTGCGACCAAGGAAGTGGCCGGCGTGGTCGAATCCGTCAAGGCCGCCGCCGACGTCTACATGCCGGTCGCCGGCGAGATCACCGAGGTCAACGAGGACCTGCGCAACGATCCCTCGCTGGCCAACAGCGACCCGCTCAAGAGCGGCTGGTTCTTCAAGGTCAAGCTGGCGAACAGCGCCGAGCTGGACGGCCTGATGGACGCCACGGCCTACGACGAGCTGGTCAAGAACAGCTGA
- the gcvP gene encoding aminomethyl-transferring glycine dehydrogenase, whose amino-acid sequence MLMSALKPLTELENAAEFQARHIGPDAADEVGMLSVIGQASRRALIEAIVPASIKRSQGMALPAAVTEAQALAELKALASQNKVLKSYIGQGYFGTLTPGVILRNILENPAWYTAYTPYQAEISQGRMEALVNFQTMVTDLTGMAIANSSMLDEATSAAEAMTLAARVGKSKSLVFFVADDVLPQTLEVVNTRAKPLGITVQVGRAEDAGKTECFAALVQYPGVNGQLRALKPIADAVHAQGGLLIAAADLLALTLIQSPGEQGADIAVGTTQRFGMPMGAGGPHAAYMACKDEFKRSLPGRLVGISVDSHGNPAYRLALQTREQHIRREKATSNICTAQVLPAVVASMYAVYHGPQGLKRIAQRVASYAAILAQGLKGLGWSVLNEASAFDTLHIATGAKTEQILAAAVTAGMNLRRAGADSVSASLDETTTRKDLLALLSVFAEGKTTLPGFESFEKGVAPLIPAELARSSAYLTHPVFNTHHSETEMLRYLRALADKDLALDRSMIPLGSCTMKLNATSEMIPITWPEFAGVHPFAPQDQLKGYSLLNQELTSWLCQATGYAGISLQPNAGSQGEYAGLLAIKAFHEARKEGHRKICLIPESAHGTNPASAQMVGMQVVVTKCDRDGNIDLADLKAKCEQHSANLAAIMITYPSTYGVFDTHVKEICALVKSHGGRVYVDGANMNALVGIAAPGEFGGDVSHLNLHKTFCIPHGGGGPGVGPVCVVEDLVPYLPAHRSAGLGNDSNIGAVSAAPLGNAAVLPISWMYVRMMGAEGLTAATETAILSANYVAARLSDHYDIHFSGNIAGVKGGGVAHECILDLRPLKDTSGVSAEDVAKRLIDYGFHAPTLSFPVAGTLMVEPTESESKFELDRFCDAMIAIRAEIAKVESGAWTREDNPLVNAPHTAASLLTGDWTHGYGRDEAAYPVASLRKQKYWVPVGRVDNVYGDRNLFCSCLPLSEYGSDDEASKA is encoded by the coding sequence ATGTTGATGTCTGCGCTCAAGCCCCTGACCGAGCTCGAAAACGCCGCCGAATTCCAGGCCCGCCATATCGGCCCCGACGCCGCCGACGAGGTCGGCATGCTCTCCGTGATCGGCCAGGCCTCGCGCCGCGCGCTGATCGAGGCCATCGTGCCGGCCAGCATCAAGCGCTCGCAGGGCATGGCCCTGCCGGCCGCGGTGACCGAGGCGCAGGCGCTGGCCGAGCTGAAGGCGCTGGCTTCGCAGAACAAGGTGCTGAAGAGCTATATCGGCCAAGGCTACTTCGGCACGCTGACCCCCGGCGTGATCCTGCGCAACATCCTGGAGAACCCCGCCTGGTACACCGCCTACACGCCCTACCAGGCCGAGATTTCGCAAGGCCGCATGGAGGCCCTGGTCAACTTCCAGACCATGGTGACCGACCTGACCGGCATGGCCATCGCCAACAGTTCGATGCTGGACGAGGCCACCTCCGCCGCCGAGGCGATGACCCTGGCCGCCCGCGTGGGCAAGAGCAAGAGCCTGGTGTTCTTCGTCGCCGACGACGTGCTGCCGCAGACCCTGGAAGTGGTGAACACCCGCGCCAAGCCGCTGGGCATCACGGTGCAGGTCGGCCGCGCCGAGGACGCCGGCAAGACCGAATGCTTCGCCGCGCTGGTGCAGTACCCCGGCGTCAATGGCCAGCTGCGCGCGCTCAAGCCGATCGCCGACGCGGTCCATGCCCAGGGCGGCCTCTTGATCGCCGCGGCCGACCTGCTGGCCCTGACCCTGATCCAGTCGCCCGGTGAACAGGGCGCCGACATCGCGGTGGGCACGACCCAGCGCTTCGGCATGCCGATGGGCGCCGGCGGCCCGCATGCCGCCTACATGGCCTGCAAGGACGAGTTCAAGCGCAGCCTGCCGGGCCGCCTGGTTGGCATCAGCGTCGACTCGCATGGCAACCCCGCCTACCGCCTGGCGCTGCAGACACGCGAGCAGCATATCCGCCGCGAGAAGGCCACCTCCAACATCTGTACCGCCCAGGTGCTGCCGGCCGTCGTCGCCAGCATGTACGCGGTCTACCATGGCCCGCAGGGCCTCAAGCGCATCGCCCAGCGCGTCGCCAGCTATGCCGCGATCCTGGCCCAGGGCCTGAAGGGCCTGGGCTGGAGCGTGCTGAACGAGGCCAGCGCCTTCGACACCCTGCACATCGCCACCGGCGCCAAGACCGAGCAGATCCTGGCCGCGGCCGTCACCGCCGGCATGAACCTGCGCCGCGCGGGCGCCGACAGCGTCAGCGCCTCGCTGGACGAGACCACCACCCGCAAGGACCTGCTGGCCCTGCTGTCGGTGTTCGCCGAGGGCAAGACCACCCTGCCCGGCTTCGAGAGTTTCGAGAAGGGCGTCGCGCCGCTGATCCCGGCCGAGCTGGCCCGCTCCAGCGCCTACCTGACGCATCCGGTCTTCAACACGCACCACTCGGAAACCGAGATGCTGCGCTATCTGCGCGCCCTGGCCGACAAGGACCTGGCGCTGGACCGCTCGATGATCCCGCTGGGCTCCTGCACGATGAAGCTCAACGCGACCAGCGAGATGATCCCGATCACCTGGCCCGAGTTCGCCGGCGTGCATCCCTTCGCGCCGCAGGACCAGTTGAAGGGCTACAGCCTGCTGAACCAGGAGCTGACCAGCTGGCTGTGCCAGGCCACCGGCTATGCCGGCATCAGCCTGCAGCCCAATGCCGGCTCGCAGGGCGAATACGCCGGCCTGCTGGCGATCAAGGCCTTCCACGAGGCGCGCAAGGAAGGCCATCGCAAGATCTGCCTGATCCCCGAATCGGCCCATGGCACCAACCCGGCCTCGGCCCAGATGGTGGGCATGCAGGTCGTCGTGACCAAGTGCGATCGTGATGGCAATATCGATCTGGCCGACCTGAAGGCCAAGTGTGAGCAGCACAGCGCCAACCTGGCCGCGATCATGATCACCTACCCCTCCACCTATGGCGTGTTCGACACCCATGTGAAGGAGATCTGCGCGCTGGTGAAGAGCCATGGCGGCCGCGTCTATGTGGATGGCGCCAACATGAACGCGCTGGTCGGCATCGCCGCGCCGGGCGAGTTCGGCGGCGACGTGTCGCACCTGAACCTGCACAAGACCTTCTGCATCCCGCATGGCGGCGGCGGCCCCGGCGTCGGCCCGGTCTGCGTGGTCGAGGACCTGGTGCCCTACCTGCCGGCGCACCGCTCGGCCGGCCTGGGTAACGACAGCAATATCGGCGCCGTCTCAGCCGCGCCGCTGGGCAATGCGGCCGTGCTGCCGATCTCCTGGATGTATGTGCGCATGATGGGCGCCGAGGGCCTGACCGCGGCGACCGAGACCGCGATCCTGTCGGCCAACTATGTGGCGGCACGCCTGTCCGACCATTACGACATCCACTTCAGCGGCAATATCGCCGGCGTGAAGGGCGGCGGCGTGGCCCATGAGTGCATCCTGGACCTGCGCCCGCTGAAGGACACGAGTGGCGTCAGCGCCGAGGACGTGGCCAAGCGCCTGATCGACTATGGCTTCCACGCGCCTACGCTCAGCTTCCCCGTCGCCGGCACCCTGATGGTGGAGCCGACCGAGAGCGAGTCGAAGTTCGAGCTGGACCGCTTCTGCGACGCGATGATCGCGATCCGCGCCGAGATCGCCAAAGTCGAGAGCGGCGCCTGGACCCGCGAGGACAACCCGCTGGTCAACGCGCCGCACACCGCCGCCAGCCTGCTGACGGGCGACTGGACCCATGGCTACGGCCGCGACGAGGCCGCCTACCCGGTGGCCAGCCTGCGCAAGCAGAAGTACTGGGTGCCGGTGGGCCGCGTGGACAATGTCTACGGCGACCGCAACCTGTTCTGCTCCTGCCTGCCGCTGTCCGAGTACGGCAGCGACGACGAAGCCAGCAAGGCCTGA
- a CDS encoding L-serine ammonia-lyase, with amino-acid sequence MAVSVFDLFKIGIGPSSSHTVGPMRAARLFGLRLKHEGLLERVARVQVILYGSLGATGKGHGSDKAVLLGLAGHEPDTVDVEAIPGLLDGIRAGDLNLVGERMLRFDETKDLVFKRRESLPFHANGMRCLAFDAEGGEIANRVYYSVGGGFIVSDEVAADGSKQKVIAPDATVLPYPFKTGDELLALTREHGISIAEVMRRNERHWRADEETRAGLLKIWRVMQDCVARGCRTEGILPGGFKVKRRAAQLHRDLTANPEAALRDPLQVMDWVNLYALAVNEENAAGGRVVTAPTNGAAGIVPAVLHYYSRFVHHANDEGVVDFLLTAAAIGILYKENASISGAEVGCQGEVGVACSMAAAALCQVMGGTPEQVENAAEIGMEHHLGLTCDPVGGLVQIPCIERNAIASVKAINAARMALRGDGTHFVSLDKVIKTMRDTGADMMTKYKETARGGLAVNIVEC; translated from the coding sequence ATGGCCGTTTCCGTTTTCGACCTGTTCAAGATCGGCATCGGCCCGTCGAGCTCCCACACGGTGGGCCCGATGCGTGCTGCGCGCCTGTTCGGCCTGCGCCTGAAGCATGAGGGCCTGCTGGAACGCGTGGCCCGCGTGCAGGTGATCCTCTACGGCAGCCTGGGCGCCACCGGCAAGGGCCATGGCAGCGACAAGGCGGTGCTGCTGGGCCTGGCCGGGCATGAGCCGGACACGGTGGACGTCGAGGCCATCCCGGGCCTGCTGGACGGCATCCGCGCCGGCGACCTGAACCTGGTCGGCGAGCGGATGCTGCGCTTCGACGAGACCAAGGACCTTGTGTTCAAGCGCCGCGAGTCCCTGCCCTTCCATGCCAACGGCATGCGCTGCCTGGCCTTCGACGCCGAGGGCGGCGAGATCGCCAACCGGGTCTACTACTCGGTCGGCGGCGGCTTCATCGTCAGCGACGAGGTGGCGGCGGATGGCAGCAAGCAGAAGGTGATCGCCCCCGATGCCACCGTGCTGCCCTATCCCTTCAAGACCGGCGACGAGCTGCTGGCGCTGACCCGGGAGCATGGCATCTCGATCGCCGAGGTGATGCGCCGCAACGAGCGCCACTGGCGAGCGGACGAGGAGACCCGCGCCGGCCTGCTGAAGATCTGGCGGGTGATGCAGGACTGCGTGGCCCGCGGCTGCCGCACCGAGGGCATCCTGCCCGGCGGCTTCAAGGTCAAGCGCCGCGCGGCCCAGCTGCACCGCGACCTGACCGCCAACCCCGAGGCGGCGCTGCGCGACCCGCTGCAGGTGATGGACTGGGTGAATCTCTACGCGCTGGCGGTCAACGAGGAGAACGCCGCCGGCGGCCGCGTCGTCACCGCGCCGACCAATGGCGCGGCCGGCATCGTGCCGGCGGTGCTGCACTACTACTCGCGCTTCGTGCATCACGCCAACGACGAGGGCGTGGTCGACTTCCTGCTGACCGCCGCGGCGATCGGCATCCTCTACAAGGAAAACGCCTCGATCTCCGGCGCCGAGGTCGGCTGCCAGGGCGAGGTCGGCGTGGCCTGCTCGATGGCCGCCGCCGCGCTGTGCCAGGTGATGGGGGGCACGCCCGAGCAGGTCGAGAACGCCGCCGAGATCGGCATGGAGCACCACCTGGGTCTGACCTGCGATCCGGTCGGCGGCCTGGTGCAGATCCCCTGCATCGAGCGCAACGCGATCGCCTCGGTCAAGGCCATCAATGCCGCGCGCATGGCGCTGCGCGGCGACGGCACCCATTTCGTCAGCCTCGACAAGGTCATCAAGACCATGCGCGACACCGGCGCCGACATGATGACCAAGTACAAGGAAACCGCGCGCGGCGGCCTGGCGGTCAACATCGTCGAGTGCTGA
- a CDS encoding ABC transporter substrate-binding protein, with amino-acid sequence MSPLRTWLCLLLLAWPWVVNAAPLRLLSEEFPPINYSEQGRPRGLAVEVVQEIQRRLEQPAEIEFMPWARAFREAQQPQRPAALFAMARTPERERLFKWVGPIVTFYSALYAPAGGGLRLRHLGEARLVEEVLVVRGWYTAEQLRSQAFRNLFEVSDPQQGVRMLLARRAPLFATERISMPATLAEMGLPADALEIVYSFASTEGYIAFSRGTPDALVRAWQRQLDAMKRDGSFQAIYKRWLPEDNPPH; translated from the coding sequence ATGTCGCCGCTGCGGACCTGGCTTTGCTTGCTCCTGCTGGCCTGGCCCTGGGTGGTGAACGCAGCGCCGCTGCGCCTGCTCAGCGAGGAATTCCCGCCGATCAACTACAGCGAGCAGGGGCGGCCGCGCGGCCTGGCGGTGGAGGTGGTGCAGGAGATCCAGCGCCGCCTGGAGCAGCCGGCCGAGATCGAGTTCATGCCCTGGGCGCGCGCCTTCCGCGAGGCGCAGCAGCCGCAGCGGCCCGCCGCGCTGTTCGCGATGGCTCGCACGCCCGAGCGCGAGCGCCTGTTCAAATGGGTCGGGCCGATCGTCACCTTCTACAGCGCGCTGTATGCGCCGGCCGGCGGCGGGCTGCGGTTGCGCCATCTGGGCGAGGCGCGCCTGGTCGAGGAGGTGCTGGTGGTGCGCGGCTGGTACACCGCCGAGCAACTGCGCAGCCAGGCCTTTCGCAATCTGTTCGAGGTCAGCGATCCGCAGCAGGGCGTGCGCATGCTGCTGGCGCGGCGCGCGCCGCTGTTCGCGACCGAGCGCATCTCGATGCCGGCGACGCTGGCCGAGATGGGCCTGCCGGCCGACGCGCTGGAGATCGTCTACAGCTTCGCCAGCACCGAGGGCTATATCGCCTTCTCGCGCGGTACGCCGGACGCCCTGGTGCGCGCCTGGCAGCGCCAGCTCGACGCGATGAAGCGCGACGGCAGCTTCCAGGCGATCTACAAGCGCTGGCTGCCGGAGGACAACCCGCCGCACTGA